One Desulfonatronovibrio hydrogenovorans DSM 9292 DNA segment encodes these proteins:
- a CDS encoding TatD family hydrolase, whose product MGRKKPRPLPEDLGLPLGGADSHAHLNMGNLSGNLDRVLTRAQDCGVSLLGNVFLGPEAYDREHGLFGNYSQVFFIIGVHPHEAREFTARTGQELNRIAENDPRVKAVGETGLDFFYDHSPRSSQEKAFKAQLDLAKELDLPVVIHSRDAFEQTINILTRSGFKDRPLLWHCFGLGPEEAKKILSSGWHISVPGSVTFNKSLALQQAVKIIPEDRLLIETDCPFLTPEPYRGKTNEPALLGFTALKIAQVKGIDVDEVWLKCGDNCRKFFNVDQPQNTAGQPGI is encoded by the coding sequence ATGGGACGAAAAAAGCCAAGGCCGTTGCCTGAAGACCTTGGCCTTCCCCTGGGCGGAGCTGACAGCCATGCCCACCTGAACATGGGAAATCTTTCCGGGAACCTGGACCGGGTCCTGACCAGAGCCCAGGACTGCGGGGTATCCCTGCTGGGAAATGTCTTCCTGGGCCCTGAAGCCTATGACCGGGAACATGGACTTTTTGGCAACTACTCCCAGGTGTTTTTCATCATCGGGGTCCATCCTCATGAGGCCAGGGAGTTCACGGCCAGGACTGGTCAGGAACTGAACCGGATTGCTGAAAATGATCCCCGGGTCAAGGCCGTGGGAGAGACAGGTCTGGATTTTTTTTACGACCACAGCCCCAGGTCCAGCCAGGAAAAGGCATTTAAGGCCCAGCTGGATCTGGCAAAGGAACTTGATCTGCCGGTGGTCATTCATTCCAGGGACGCATTTGAACAGACCATCAACATCCTGACCAGATCTGGATTCAAAGACAGACCTCTACTCTGGCATTGTTTCGGCCTTGGGCCGGAAGAGGCCAAAAAGATCCTGTCCTCTGGCTGGCACATCTCTGTGCCGGGAAGCGTAACTTTCAATAAAAGCCTTGCCCTGCAGCAGGCGGTCAAAATCATTCCTGAGGACAGGCTGCTCATTGAAACTGATTGTCCGTTCCTGACTCCTGAACCCTACAGGGGAAAAACCAACGAGCCTGCCCTGCTCGGCTTTACAGCCTTGAAGATCGCCCAGGTCAAAGGGATTGATGTGGATGAGGTATGGTTGAAATGCGGTGACAACTGTCGGAAATTCTTCAATGTGGACCAGCCTCAAAATACGGCTGGCCAGCCAGGCATCTGA
- a CDS encoding Trm112 family protein, whose product MTLNQELLDILACPKCKGDLDLVGNKDGLKCAGCALVYPIREEIPVMLIDEAIPVQDWDKGVREKK is encoded by the coding sequence ATGACTCTGAACCAAGAACTGCTAGATATCCTGGCCTGTCCCAAATGCAAGGGAGATCTTGATCTGGTGGGCAATAAAGACGGCCTTAAATGTGCCGGATGCGCTCTGGTCTACCCCATCAGGGAAGAGATCCCGGTCATGCTCATTGATGAAGCAATTCCGGTTCAGGACTGGGATAAGGGCGTGAGGGAAAAAAAATAG
- a CDS encoding penicillin-binding protein 1A yields MKFIKILSILLIVMALALTGAGIGIYKWASQDLPDYKDITDYNPPLVTKVLTRDGEILGHFFKEKRFLISLAEMSPWIVKSFLAAEDAGFYEHEGVEFMGIVRAAIQNVKAGEIVQGGSTITQQVIKSLLLSPERSYTRKIREAILAYRLEKHLTKDEILTIYLNQIFLGAGAYGVEAAARDYFGKNARDLTLAESALIAALPKAPSRLNPWRNPQGARHRQLYVLSRLRDLQWISEEEYQEAAAEPLDYQRMADPSWQIGPYYLEEVRRQLIRMFGEEKVYQGGLIVSTGADLKHLEAAQTALRQGLIESSKRRGWQGALENIPPENQEDFLLTMVVDPEEMEPGKWLRVLVTDVQESGAKVRFGPFRGELNVSTMSWARTPDPSRAPEEVRPVRDARRILSSGDVVWASVIEKKDPESSWALALEQEPIVEGAILSADPQTGEVLALAGGYSFNRSHFNRATQARRQPGSAFKPFVYSVALENGFTPASIVLDAPIVYDDYQTMTTWRPKNFEGIFHGPTLLRTALVRSRNLVTIRVAQRIGIGNMINRFKDFGFQQEFPRDLSISLGSVPVSLMDLCQSYSAFARDGSYMPLRLINRVSDSWGKELYLNEDQPVQATSPENAYIITNMLQEVVRDGTGWRARVLNRPVAGKTGTTNDQNDAWYIGYSPYLITGVYVGFDQLTPMGKYETGARAASPIWVNYRQQVESDYPVQDFTRPPGITMARIDPVTGLLAPSNASDSYFLPFVQGTEPTRMSVRADEQTGTGADTSSEEDLLRQTF; encoded by the coding sequence ATGAAATTCATAAAAATTCTTTCCATATTGCTGATCGTGATGGCCCTTGCCCTGACAGGTGCAGGCATAGGAATCTACAAATGGGCCTCTCAGGACCTGCCCGACTACAAAGACATTACTGATTACAATCCTCCTCTGGTCACCAAGGTTCTGACCAGAGACGGGGAAATCCTGGGACATTTCTTCAAAGAGAAACGGTTTCTCATATCCCTGGCTGAAATGTCTCCCTGGATTGTCAAATCCTTTCTGGCTGCAGAGGATGCCGGCTTTTACGAACATGAAGGTGTTGAATTCATGGGCATTGTCCGGGCAGCCATTCAAAATGTCAAAGCCGGAGAAATCGTCCAGGGAGGGAGCACCATCACCCAGCAGGTAATCAAGTCCCTTCTCCTTTCACCTGAACGCAGCTATACAAGAAAAATCAGGGAAGCCATCCTGGCTTACAGACTGGAAAAACACCTGACCAAAGACGAGATCCTGACCATCTATCTGAACCAGATATTTCTCGGTGCCGGAGCCTATGGAGTTGAAGCCGCAGCCAGGGATTACTTTGGCAAAAACGCCAGAGACCTGACCCTTGCCGAGTCAGCCCTTATTGCAGCCCTGCCCAAGGCCCCTTCCAGGCTCAACCCCTGGCGCAATCCCCAGGGTGCCAGGCACAGGCAGCTCTATGTCCTGTCCAGGCTGAGGGACCTGCAATGGATCTCTGAGGAGGAGTACCAGGAGGCTGCGGCCGAACCCCTTGACTATCAAAGGATGGCTGATCCCTCGTGGCAGATCGGACCATATTATCTTGAAGAGGTCAGACGGCAGCTGATCCGCATGTTCGGTGAGGAAAAGGTCTACCAGGGCGGGTTGATTGTATCCACCGGGGCTGACCTGAAACATCTTGAAGCGGCCCAGACAGCTCTCAGGCAGGGCCTCATTGAATCCTCCAAGAGAAGAGGCTGGCAGGGAGCCCTTGAAAACATTCCCCCTGAAAATCAGGAGGATTTTCTGCTGACCATGGTTGTTGACCCTGAAGAAATGGAGCCGGGCAAATGGCTCAGGGTCCTGGTCACTGATGTCCAGGAATCCGGAGCTAAAGTCCGGTTCGGCCCCTTCAGGGGAGAACTGAATGTTTCCACCATGTCCTGGGCCAGGACCCCTGACCCTTCCAGGGCTCCGGAAGAGGTCAGGCCGGTCAGGGATGCCCGCAGGATCTTGAGTTCAGGCGATGTTGTCTGGGCATCAGTGATTGAAAAAAAAGACCCTGAATCCAGCTGGGCCCTGGCTCTGGAGCAGGAACCCATTGTGGAAGGAGCCATTCTTTCAGCTGATCCCCAAACCGGGGAAGTCCTGGCCCTGGCCGGTGGCTACAGCTTTAACCGCAGCCACTTCAACCGGGCTACCCAGGCCAGACGTCAGCCTGGATCGGCTTTCAAGCCTTTTGTCTATTCCGTGGCCCTGGAAAACGGCTTCACTCCGGCCTCAATTGTTCTGGACGCACCCATTGTCTATGATGACTACCAGACCATGACCACCTGGAGGCCCAAAAATTTTGAGGGCATTTTCCACGGACCAACCCTGCTGCGCACTGCTCTGGTCAGATCAAGGAACCTGGTCACCATAAGGGTTGCCCAGCGCATCGGCATCGGCAACATGATCAACAGATTCAAGGACTTCGGCTTTCAGCAGGAATTTCCCAGGGATCTGTCCATAAGCCTGGGATCGGTCCCGGTCAGCCTCATGGATCTTTGCCAGTCTTATTCGGCTTTTGCCAGAGACGGTTCCTACATGCCCCTGCGCCTGATCAACAGGGTTTCTGACTCCTGGGGCAAGGAGCTGTACCTTAATGAAGACCAGCCTGTTCAGGCCACTTCCCCTGAAAATGCCTATATCATCACCAATATGCTCCAGGAAGTGGTCCGGGATGGAACCGGCTGGAGGGCCAGGGTGCTGAACCGGCCAGTAGCCGGTAAAACCGGAACCACCAATGATCAGAACGATGCCTGGTACATAGGTTACTCCCCGTACCTGATAACCGGAGTCTATGTCGGCTTTGATCAGCTGACTCCCATGGGTAAGTACGAAACCGGAGCCAGGGCAGCTTCACCCATCTGGGTCAATTACAGACAGCAGGTGGAGTCTGACTATCCTGTCCAGGACTTCACCAGGCCCCCTGGGATCACCATGGCCAGAATTGATCCGGTCACCGGTCTGCTGGCCCCTTCAAATGCATCTGACAGTTATTTTCTCCCTTTTGTCCAGGGCACAGAACCAACCCGCATGAGCGTCCGGGCCGATGAACAGACCGGTACCGGAGCTGATACCTCTTCAGAAGAAGACCTTCTCAGGCAGACCTTCTGA
- a CDS encoding KpsF/GutQ family sugar-phosphate isomerase, translating to MTRSRDSWLEVARRVLDIEIEGIQAVKNDLGLSFDLAVEAMAGCKGRIVITGIGKSGLISRKIAATLSSTGSPAFFLHPVEGAHGDMGMLTRDDLVLAISNSGETDELNAIIPSLSALGLKIIVMTSNPDSTMAKLSDLVLKVRVPREACTLGLAPTASTTAALAVGDALAVCLMECKHFKQKDFKKYHPGGVLGQRLKMNILELMHTRHLPLADAGASLEKALIVLNQGGFGVVFLTDSSRRLAGIITDGDVRRMVCGKKFDLQDPARDYMIPNPLKVNPGASAGAVLDIMEENAVTVLPIIDDSQKILGLIHLHDLLGKGKYKFSNNADQ from the coding sequence ATGACCAGATCTCGAGACAGCTGGCTGGAAGTGGCCCGAAGAGTCCTGGATATTGAAATTGAAGGGATCCAGGCTGTAAAGAATGACCTGGGACTGAGCTTTGATCTGGCTGTTGAGGCAATGGCCGGGTGCAAGGGGAGAATCGTCATAACCGGCATTGGAAAATCAGGCCTCATCAGCCGGAAAATTGCAGCCACCCTGAGCAGCACCGGCTCACCTGCATTTTTTCTGCATCCTGTGGAAGGCGCCCATGGCGACATGGGCATGCTGACCAGGGATGACCTGGTCCTGGCCATATCCAACAGTGGTGAAACTGACGAATTAAACGCCATAATCCCCAGCCTCAGTGCGCTGGGCCTGAAAATAATCGTTATGACCTCCAATCCTGACTCCACCATGGCCAAATTGTCAGACCTAGTCCTTAAGGTCAGGGTACCCCGGGAAGCCTGCACTCTGGGGCTTGCTCCCACCGCCAGTACCACAGCGGCCCTGGCTGTGGGCGATGCCCTGGCCGTCTGCCTCATGGAGTGCAAACATTTTAAGCAAAAGGACTTTAAAAAATACCATCCCGGGGGGGTCCTGGGCCAGAGGCTCAAAATGAACATCCTGGAACTGATGCATACCCGGCACCTGCCCTTGGCTGATGCTGGAGCAAGCCTTGAAAAGGCCCTGATCGTCCTCAACCAGGGAGGATTTGGAGTGGTGTTTCTGACAGATTCCAGTCGCAGGCTGGCTGGAATAATCACTGATGGCGACGTACGCAGGATGGTTTGCGGGAAAAAATTTGACCTTCAGGATCCGGCCAGGGACTACATGATTCCAAACCCGCTCAAGGTGAATCCAGGGGCCTCAGCCGGGGCGGTCCTGGATATTATGGAAGAGAATGCCGTGACTGTTCTGCCCATTATTGACGATTCCCAAAAAATCCTGGGGCTTATCCACCTGCATGACCTTTTGGGCAAAGGCAAATACAAGTTTTCCAACAATGCCGACCAGTGA
- the purF gene encoding amidophosphoribosyltransferase, producing MKKEYCGLFGIYGHPEAARMAYFGLYALQHRGQESAGIVTWDGRKIREQKGMGLVADVFSEHHLGHQLKGDISMGHIRYSTTGASLIRNAQPFLVRFKDMSIAIGHNGNLVNTYELRRELEEQGAIFQTTMDSEIIVHLIARHMNGNSFEEALIKAMSRIKGAYSLLILANDKLIAIRDPHGFRPLSIGRVGDSYVFASETCAFDLLEAEFLRCVEPGEMITIDKGKLYSSRFAEPSRVSACAFELIYFARPDSMVFNQEVYQARKRMGMVLAREAPVEADFVMPFPDSGMYAGVGYAQESGLPFEMAMIRNHYVGRTFIQPTQDMRDFGVRVKLNPAKSMIRNRRLLIVEDSIVRGTTIKTRVKKLRELGAREIHMRVSCPPIRYPCFYGIDFSSKGELIAANHSVEDIARYIGLDSLHYLSIEGLMASIDNGQGFCLACFNEDYPVPYSPNCNKLCFEW from the coding sequence ATGAAAAAAGAGTACTGCGGTCTATTCGGTATTTACGGTCACCCTGAAGCAGCCAGAATGGCCTACTTCGGCCTTTACGCTCTTCAGCACCGGGGACAGGAGAGCGCTGGAATCGTGACCTGGGATGGCCGGAAAATCAGGGAGCAGAAAGGAATGGGCCTGGTGGCCGATGTGTTCAGTGAACATCATCTGGGACATCAGCTCAAGGGCGACATTTCCATGGGGCACATCAGATATTCCACCACAGGAGCCTCACTGATCCGCAATGCCCAGCCGTTCCTGGTCCGGTTCAAGGACATGTCCATTGCCATCGGCCATAACGGTAATCTGGTCAACACGTATGAACTGCGCCGGGAGCTTGAAGAACAGGGGGCCATATTTCAGACCACCATGGACAGCGAAATAATTGTCCATCTTATTGCCAGACACATGAATGGCAACAGCTTTGAGGAGGCCCTGATCAAGGCCATGTCCAGAATCAAAGGGGCCTACAGTCTGCTCATACTGGCCAATGACAAGCTCATAGCCATCCGCGACCCCCACGGATTTCGCCCCCTGTCCATCGGCCGGGTTGGAGATTCCTATGTCTTTGCCTCGGAAACCTGTGCCTTTGACCTGCTGGAAGCTGAATTTTTACGATGTGTGGAACCGGGCGAAATGATCACCATCGACAAAGGCAAACTTTACAGTTCAAGATTTGCCGAACCCAGCCGGGTTTCTGCCTGCGCCTTTGAACTGATATATTTTGCCAGACCCGACTCCATGGTCTTCAACCAGGAAGTTTACCAGGCCAGAAAAAGGATGGGCATGGTCCTGGCCAGGGAAGCCCCAGTTGAAGCTGACTTTGTCATGCCCTTTCCAGACTCGGGCATGTATGCCGGTGTGGGATATGCCCAGGAGTCCGGACTGCCCTTTGAAATGGCCATGATCAGAAACCACTATGTCGGCCGGACCTTTATCCAGCCCACCCAGGACATGAGGGATTTTGGAGTCCGGGTTAAGCTCAACCCGGCCAAGAGCATGATCAGGAACCGCAGGCTGCTAATAGTGGAGGATTCCATTGTCCGTGGAACCACCATCAAAACCAGGGTCAAGAAACTCAGGGAGCTGGGGGCAAGAGAAATTCATATGCGGGTAAGCTGCCCGCCCATCAGATATCCTTGTTTTTACGGAATTGACTTTTCCTCCAAGGGTGAACTCATAGCAGCCAACCACAGCGTAGAGGATATTGCCAGGTATATCGGCCTGGATTCCCTGCATTATCTGTCCATTGAGGGCCTCATGGCCTCCATTGACAATGGCCAGGGCTTCTGTCTGGCCTGCTTTAACGAGGACTACCCGGTTCCCTACAGCCCCAACTGCAACAAACTCTGCTTTGAATGGTAA
- the carB gene encoding carbamoyl-phosphate synthase large subunit: MPKREDIKKIMLIGSGPIVIGQACEFDYSGTQALKALKEEGYEVVLVNSNPATIMTDPELADKTYIEPIEPETVAKIIARERPDALLPTLGGQTGLNTAVALAENGTLDKYNVELIGASLPAIQKAESRQQFRQAMANIGLKVPKSEIARSMDQVRELGKSFPFPIIIRPAYTLGGTGGGIAYNMEDLEEISSQGLSASLTSEIMLEESVLGWKEFELEVMRDKNDNCVIICPIENLDPMGVHTGDSITVAPAQTLTDREYQLMRNASLDIMREIGVETGGSNVQFALNPENGEMVVIEMNPRVSRSSALASKATGFPIAKIAAKLAVGYTLDEIPNDITRETMASFEPTIDYCVVKIPRFTFEKFYGAKDILGTSMKSVGETMAIGRTFKEAMQKGLRSLETGNLGLASSFNEDLPPAEDIRAALRVPNSQRIYALRQAILSGLTSNEIYELTAIDPWFIRQFIELVSFEGKLLEFNSSQSLSPDNPELSVLLAEAKKLGFSDKQLALIWNKTEQEIRDTRKKMGIAPTYYLVDTCAGEFEAYTPYFYSTYESGKELIPSRARKVMILGGGPNRIGQGIEFDYCCVHAAYSLKEMGIQSIMVNSNPETVSTDYDTSDFLYFEPLTFEDVMNIIDFERPDGVIVQFGGQTPLNLAVPLMKAGVPILGTSPDSIDRAEDRERFQALINKLGLLQPANGTARSLEGATAVAGEIGYPVVVRPSYVLGGRAMEIVYDEDQLRSYFKQTVLASPDHPILIDKFLEHAIEIDVDALSDGQDTYVAGIMEHIEEAGVHSGDSACVLPPHTIDQAIVEEIKSQTEQLARELNVVGLLNIQFAVKDGQVYILEVNPRASRTSPFVSKATGVPLAKLATRVMMGEKIRNLDPWSMAKTGYYSVKEAVLPFNRYPGVDVLLGPEMRSTGEVMGIDDNLGLAFMKSQMGAGQMLPDKGCVFISVNDYDKPHCLKPAETFIELGFDIIATRGTASFLEQNGIKARVVNKVFEGRPNVLDQIKNKEINLVINTSSGKRTVSDSSSLRQAAVLYRIPYTTTVSAAKALALAIKEKTNLGLKVKSLQEYYLSNQADKK, from the coding sequence ATGCCCAAAAGAGAAGACATTAAGAAAATCATGCTCATCGGCTCCGGACCCATTGTCATCGGCCAGGCCTGCGAATTCGATTACTCAGGCACCCAGGCCCTCAAGGCCCTGAAAGAAGAAGGCTATGAAGTGGTTTTGGTCAACTCCAATCCTGCCACCATCATGACTGACCCGGAACTGGCCGACAAAACCTATATTGAGCCCATTGAACCTGAAACAGTGGCCAAAATAATCGCCAGAGAAAGACCTGACGCTCTCCTGCCCACCCTGGGCGGACAGACCGGCCTTAATACGGCCGTGGCCCTGGCTGAAAACGGAACCCTTGATAAATACAATGTTGAGCTGATCGGTGCTTCACTGCCTGCTATTCAGAAGGCTGAGTCCAGACAGCAGTTTCGTCAGGCCATGGCCAATATCGGACTTAAAGTCCCTAAAAGCGAAATCGCCAGGAGCATGGACCAGGTCAGGGAACTGGGCAAATCCTTTCCCTTTCCCATTATTATCCGACCAGCCTACACCCTTGGAGGAACCGGGGGCGGAATCGCCTACAACATGGAAGATCTGGAAGAAATCTCTTCTCAGGGGCTGTCAGCCAGCCTGACCAGTGAAATCATGCTTGAAGAATCGGTCCTTGGCTGGAAGGAATTCGAACTGGAAGTCATGCGGGATAAAAACGACAACTGCGTAATAATCTGCCCCATAGAGAACCTTGACCCCATGGGCGTTCACACCGGCGACTCCATCACTGTGGCCCCGGCCCAGACCCTGACTGACCGGGAATATCAGCTCATGCGCAATGCTTCTCTGGACATCATGCGGGAAATCGGGGTTGAAACCGGAGGTTCCAATGTTCAGTTCGCCCTTAACCCTGAAAACGGCGAAATGGTGGTCATTGAAATGAACCCCAGAGTTTCCAGATCATCAGCCCTGGCCTCCAAAGCCACAGGCTTTCCCATTGCAAAGATTGCAGCCAAACTGGCCGTGGGCTACACTCTGGATGAAATACCCAATGACATTACCAGGGAAACCATGGCCTCCTTTGAGCCCACCATTGATTATTGCGTAGTCAAAATACCCCGATTCACCTTTGAAAAATTTTACGGTGCCAAAGACATCCTTGGCACTTCCATGAAGAGTGTCGGCGAAACCATGGCCATTGGCCGGACCTTTAAGGAAGCCATGCAAAAGGGCCTTAGATCCCTGGAAACCGGCAACCTGGGCCTGGCTTCCAGTTTCAACGAAGACCTGCCTCCGGCCGAGGACATCAGGGCAGCCCTGAGGGTGCCTAACTCCCAGCGCATCTATGCCTTGCGCCAGGCCATCCTGTCCGGCCTGACCAGTAATGAAATCTATGAACTTACCGCCATAGATCCATGGTTTATCCGTCAGTTCATTGAGCTGGTCTCCTTTGAAGGAAAACTTCTGGAGTTCAACTCCAGCCAATCCCTGAGCCCGGACAATCCTGAGCTGTCCGTCCTTTTGGCTGAAGCCAAAAAGCTTGGCTTTTCAGACAAACAACTGGCCCTGATATGGAATAAGACCGAGCAGGAAATCCGGGATACCCGGAAAAAAATGGGTATTGCCCCAACCTACTATCTTGTTGATACCTGTGCCGGCGAATTTGAGGCCTATACTCCTTATTTCTACTCCACATATGAATCAGGCAAGGAACTTATCCCGTCCAGGGCCAGAAAAGTAATGATCCTCGGCGGTGGCCCCAACCGCATCGGTCAGGGAATTGAGTTCGACTATTGCTGTGTTCATGCTGCATATTCCCTCAAGGAAATGGGAATCCAGTCCATCATGGTCAACTCCAATCCTGAAACCGTCAGTACGGACTACGACACCTCGGACTTCCTGTACTTTGAGCCCCTTACCTTTGAAGATGTCATGAACATCATTGATTTTGAAAGGCCGGACGGTGTCATAGTCCAGTTCGGCGGCCAGACCCCCCTGAATCTGGCTGTTCCCTTGATGAAGGCTGGAGTCCCCATTCTTGGCACTTCACCGGACAGCATTGACCGGGCCGAAGACAGGGAACGGTTTCAGGCTCTGATAAACAAGCTGGGGCTGCTGCAGCCGGCCAACGGCACGGCCAGGTCACTGGAAGGAGCCACAGCTGTGGCCGGGGAAATCGGCTATCCGGTGGTAGTAAGACCATCCTATGTCCTGGGAGGACGGGCCATGGAAATCGTCTACGACGAAGACCAGCTCCGGTCTTACTTCAAACAGACTGTACTGGCATCCCCAGACCATCCCATCCTCATCGACAAATTCCTGGAACACGCCATTGAGATCGACGTTGACGCCCTGAGTGACGGACAGGACACTTATGTCGCCGGGATAATGGAACATATTGAGGAAGCCGGGGTTCATTCGGGTGACTCAGCCTGTGTCCTGCCTCCCCACACCATTGACCAGGCCATTGTTGAAGAAATTAAAAGTCAGACTGAGCAGCTGGCCCGGGAACTCAATGTTGTGGGTCTGCTGAACATCCAATTCGCTGTCAAGGACGGTCAGGTCTATATTCTGGAAGTGAATCCCAGGGCATCCAGGACTTCACCCTTTGTGAGCAAGGCCACCGGAGTGCCCCTGGCCAAGCTGGCCACCAGGGTGATGATGGGTGAAAAAATCAGAAATCTTGACCCCTGGTCCATGGCCAAGACCGGCTACTATTCGGTCAAAGAGGCTGTCCTGCCCTTTAACCGGTATCCTGGGGTGGATGTGCTTCTGGGACCTGAAATGCGCTCCACCGGCGAAGTCATGGGCATCGACGACAACCTGGGGCTGGCATTTATGAAAAGCCAGATGGGGGCCGGGCAGATGCTGCCGGACAAGGGCTGCGTATTTATTTCAGTCAATGACTATGACAAGCCCCATTGTCTGAAGCCGGCAGAAACATTCATTGAACTCGGTTTCGACATCATTGCCACCAGGGGTACGGCCTCTTTTCTGGAGCAAAACGGGATCAAGGCCAGGGTGGTCAACAAGGTCTTTGAAGGCCGCCCCAATGTCCTGGATCAGATCAAGAACAAAGAAATCAACCTGGTCATCAACACCTCCTCAGGAAAAAGAACAGTCAGTGACTCATCCTCTCTGCGCCAGGCCGCTGTTCTGTATAGAATTCCTTACACAACAACCGTCTCAGCAGCCAAGGCCCTGGCCCTGGCCATCAAGGAAAAAACCAACCTTGGCCTGAAGGTCAAAAGTCTTCAGGAATATTACCTATCCAACCAGGCAGATAAAAAATGA